TCTTCAACCCACGAAGAAGAACCTCAACTATTGAATAATTCACCAATCTCCAGATGCCGGTTATTGTTTACATAGAAACATGTAATTTTCCTCAGTCATTTTCCTTGTAGGAGAAGTATTTCTCCAACCATCGGCGGGCTCCAGTCATGTCAAACACTCAAGAGCAGAGCCTCAACGAGAACATCGTCTTCGCTCCATTGACAGAGTCCAGTCCAGACTTCTTGCACTGCGAGGAAGAGCGTTATTGTGTAGAAAGCCTGGTGAGCTCCGGTGCTGAGGCCTTCTACACCAAACTCCACCAGGAACAAATCGGGTCGTTCCTGTCCCCCGGTGAGGTGAACCAGATCTCCAGCTGGGCCGAGGAATATCATCAAAGTGATGCAATCCAGGAAAATGGAAATGGCGAGGTGGAGGTTGGTTCTGATGGGGAGGACTTCTCTGGACATTATTTTCCCACAGAGTCTGACACTCCAGCGCCATGTTTGGAACTGGGATGGCCGGAAAGGACCATCTGGATGGACATGGGACAGATTCACGTCTTCACCAACCCTCCTGCAGAACAGGCACCCTCCATACGGGAAGTCCTCAGGAGACACCTACAAGGAGCCACTAAGGTAAAACTAGATCCTTGGAGCTAAAACAAAGAGGTTGAGCTTAAGggccattcacaccaagaacaattaCTACAGTATATCAATTAAAGATACAGTTTAAAAATTGTTCTATAAGAATAGCGCACCACAACTACAACGACAGCAGCACTGATTAACAATATCcttggaatcactttcaaaacactttttttttttcaattgatgaACCTTAAAAACATCGATAGCCAAACAGAATCCACCTGAGCTAGAGCTGGAGCATTTAAAGTAGCAGACAGCAATAATAAACAATTCATATAGTTGGTATTATAGTTATCTTCATGGTTAACATGTTTATATTTGTGTGCAACGTCTTTATACATATatgctatttatatatttctatatactgtattaatattataatattttagctTGAGGAAAAGCTACTTGAGCTTTGATTCGTCATGCAGTGTTTTTATGGTTGTGAAAAGGATTTAAGTACTTCActaggttggtatattaacattaaattagttaatgaaatatacttttttttgctGTCAATTTAAGTTAAATCTGTGAAACCCTAAAGTGTTGctacagatttattttaattttttttgcatgcatttaacaccttttttaagagtgtagttgGTTGAATGTAAGAAGAGAAAACTGTTAAAAGCAGGCAACTGTGAATGACATTTCATATGAAGATGCATCTGCAGGAAGTCTGCTAAAACATTTCCTGTAAGGATCGTTTTTTGGATTTGTGTTGGGCAGCTGATCGCTGTGGTAACAGATAAATTGTCGGACAATGCTGTGATTGGTGACCTCCGAAACGCTGCATCACGGGGAGTTCCTGTGTACATCATCCTCAACAAAAGATCTGTGGAAAAGAGCTGCTTTTCACACCGGCTTCAACATCCGGTGAGTGGATATACtgtagtaaggtttttttttttttttttttttaaacaaaaactttctattatattattaaattattctattaaatctattaaataatttctattaaattaaaatctattaaaattaaaagtatttaaaaatacatcatttaaaaatttataaaaaatataaatatttaaatgataaattaaaacacaaaataaaatataaaaaatattaagaatattaaaaaatattaaaaaagaatattaaaaaatatttaaataaatatttaaaaaatattacaaatataaaaaatattaaaaatgtaaaaatgtaaaaatataaaaaatatgtaaaatatattaaaaaataaaaatatatgaataaaaatgaatagtcTCTTAATGGTACCGAAATAACATATGATATAGCGATTAATGACTCTGTGTTCTGCATGATTTTGTACAGGTTTTCATGATAATAATTCAAATCAGTTATGCAACCTTTAGACCACAAAATCTCCATGCACACCCTAACAGACTGAACTTTAGGCTGTTCCTCTAAACAAAAGACTCAGACACACCTTAGTGGATAACTGTATCTGTAAGCAAATGTCACTCTCCATCACAGAGtttatttctctttctgtctctgtaatAATGTGAAGAACTCACAAAGCAGAGACAAACAGGTTGAGTCACATTCATCGGTCGTGGAATGTTTGGGTTTAAATCTCTTCACATCTCTGAAACTTAACAGGATCTGACCTTCATTTAAAAGTTTTGAAGAATCAGTTGATCTgtgtaatgaagataaaaggtTCTGAACCATTTGATTTTGCAGTGTTGTTCATGTGAATCTCTTCCACATATTCCAGAATATTATGGTGCGTGTTCTTGGAGGTAAAACGTACCTGACGCGTGACACTAAGGTAGTGGTCGGAGAGCTGAAGGAAAACTTTGTGTTGGTGGATCTGGAGACGGTGATGTTTGGGAGCTACAGGTAAAGAACGGTTTCATAAAAGAGTTCATAATTCATCCAAGAAACGCATTAACTGCTGTTGACTTGCTCAAAGGAACAAGGGTGGGAACATTCTGGGATTTGAACCAACTTTTGGGTTGCCAGCTCATACCTTTAAGCCACACCACCCCTACATTATACAGACAATTAGAGAAATTAACAGTTTGTGGGAACAATTTGTTTGTCTCTTTCACAGGTGTGTAGgtacactacttttttttttttttttaaagaagtctcttatgttcaccgaggctgcatttatttgatcaaaaataaagtaaaacagtactactttgaaatattattaaaattttaatttaatgtttttttttttttatttgaatatattttaaaatgcagtttattcctgtgatgtcaaagctgaattttcactctAGTCTgcactgtcacatgatcccttTGAAATCATTCTACATTTCTTATTATAGAATTTCTTAttatggaattatatatatatatatatatatatatatatatatatatatatatatatatatatatatatatatatatatatatatatatatatatatataggaaaccatgatacattttttttccagaaaaaacgtttaaaagaacagcatttattttaaaaggaacTCTTCTGTAACATAATCTTAATGTGTTTACTGCCAATCAAATGCATCctttttgaataaaagtattaatttctttaaaaaatcttctAACGGTGGTGTAAATAAATGACTTGGTCACCTAAAATCGTTTAGTTTCCATCTTTTTGTTTGAAATTCATGTGATTCCACACAAACACAATGGATTAAcatctgtcaagctccaaaagaaCAAAGTAGCATTATAAAACTCATAAAATAGTCATTAAAAAACTCTATTAACTCTCAATTTTCTAAgtgcaaaaatagatttttttattttatttttattatttttttttttgctttgagaCAAACAAGAAAAAACTAATAGAAAAGTCCAAAAACATCACGTTTAAAGCAAGTCGTTGTCTGTTAAGAgacatttcatatttgaaatatgtGGAAGAATGAGTTTTGAAATCCACACTATATTTATTCTAGTTTTATGATGATATTTAGCTGTTTTGTGGGAGTTGTGCATCTTCTAAATCCTTTATAATCTCTTGATTGGTTTTCTTTGTCTTGGTCAGTCTGAGCTGGACCGACGCTCACCTGCACCGTCAGCTCGTCACTGTTTTGAGCGGCCGGGCCGTTGAATCTTTCGATCAAGAGTTTCGGATCCTCTATGCTGCCTCGCTCCCAATCCCAGATGCGTGGAAAACTGGAAAAGAAGCTACCGAAcccaaaaccttaaaaaaagTACAGCCACTGAACATTAATATCAACAAAGTAGAACTCAAAGAGTTGGTCTCCAGTCCTCCACCTCCACCTACAGACAACCCCCTGGACTGGGAGGAGATGGGGGTCATCCAGAGATTCCCGGACAGCCCTCTATCTCCATCTGATCCTCCTGAGATCCCGTTTCATCACCGACAGCTCCTGGAACGCCATCCGGGAAGATGGGAACCTCCCTACAAAGAGTTTAACAGCAGACTTCAGCCTGGGTATCAAGAAGATGTTAAGTAAGTAGACCATGCACACCTCAGGGTCTATGTGTGACGGTCTCACGATTACATAAAGAGTGCTCACAAAAATATGAGAAAACAGCAACTAAAACTAAACAACTAAACATAACTGGTAACTATATAGTAGCTTTgtgtaacaaaaatatgtttcatACATAAAACTATTAAATGTCATGTCATTCATGACAGCTTTCGAAtagattattttgcattaaatactACAAAACTGACATATATTTTATAGCTGACCTGAAAGTGTaatgaaaaacaatataatttgacAAAATGTAGTGTAGTAATACTTTGTGATATTGTGTTACAAAAAGACATTAAATGCAATGTAGACATTACTGTCTAAAAACCTTCACAAATTTTGTTAGATGTgtacataatttaaaaaaggcAGTGATAAACTATATAGAATTATTGTTCTAAAAAATCTGTATTCATGCTTTAATGTGCAGaagtgtgaatgaaatgaaaacaaaaagatcACGCTGGAACTGataacataatttacattttttgttattgAATGTATTTTATCTTTTCATGAAAGGTCTGTAAAGCTCAGATTTGATGTGAATACACAGTTTTTGATTTGAGATGGGGAAGGTTTTTAAAACGACTAAACCTCAAACTGGAATGTATGACTCTGTATagattaatatactgtataatgattTAATATTCTGTTAAAGATCTCAATCCTGAAGCTGCTTCTTGTTGTATTTCAGAATTAGGTCAAATGTTCACTCCAAAGGCATTTTCTGTACGAATGTTTATTTTACTCTGTCTTATCTTTTCACGTTTCAGGTTTAGTTCAATGTTTCTGTCAGATCTAAGGCATCCAGAATATCAAAGACCAAGGTCACTATTTCTCAAAAAGCTTTTCATATTAATCTCAAATGTACAGATGCAGTGTCAGACTTAACATACTTGGTCTTTTTCTGTTGTAGGCGACATTACGCTCCAGGAGAAATGCATTGCAATGAGGTGGTGAACAGGTCAATATTACAACCCCTCCAGAGTCCAGTAAAGTGAAAGAGAAACAGGTTGGCACATATTTGGATAGATGTTAACAAAAGTTGTGCTAATCTCTTTCATCTAAAGGCCTCCTCTACAGATTCCTGACAGAATCACGTATCCTCTACTGAATGCTGAAAATGAGGAGAGGTTTCCGCTGTACAAATCTCGCGCTCACCGAATGGACATGACATCAGAGGAAGAGCTCGGAGCCGCTGTGAGACGAGAGCCTTACCAGATGAGTGACAGAGCTTTAGGAGAGACCATGAACCTCGAAGGAAGCACACAAGCTCATTTTAAGGTACATGCTGCTATACgttaacatatgtgaccctggagcacaaaagcagttttAAGTCGCTGGGGAatgtttttagcaatagccaaaaataaattgtatgggtcaaaattattgattttttttcttttatgccaaaaatcattagtatataaagtaaagattatgttccatgaagatattttgtaaatttccttctgtaagtatattaaaattgtattattgattagtaatatgcattgctaaaaacttcatttggacaaatttaaagcctattttctaattatttagatttttttgcaccctcagattccagattttcaaatagttgtatctcagaaaaatattttcctatcaatatcaataaataaaattgatccttttgactggttttgtggtccagggtcacatatgacaaACAAATTTGCATTAAATTACCAATAAAACTAGAAACAACTGCAATTTTTATAACTGATCTCACTGtgtatagataaatatatatataaaaaaaaaaattaactgcagACATCACTGTCTAATACCGTTAGCTTTatgtaacaaaaatgtaaaaaataattaaataatcataaaagtCATTATTCATGAAGATTTTAAACAACAATCAAGAAGCAGAATTTGactaaataatacattatattgtaTATGTAAAGCCTATAATGCAGAGCAGCATATATCACAGTTTAACACTAAATGATAACtttgtgtaaaatattaaaaacttatATTGAAGTAATTATTTAATTCTTTGGTATATACTGTACTGACCCGAATATAAGACGATGTTTATTTCTTGG
The genomic region above belongs to Carassius gibelio isolate Cgi1373 ecotype wild population from Czech Republic chromosome A11, carGib1.2-hapl.c, whole genome shotgun sequence and contains:
- the LOC128022065 gene encoding protein FAM83D, whose product is MSNTQEQSLNENIVFAPLTESSPDFLHCEEERYCVESLVSSGAEAFYTKLHQEQIGSFLSPGEVNQISSWAEEYHQSDAIQENGNGEVEVGSDGEDFSGHYFPTESDTPAPCLELGWPERTIWMDMGQIHVFTNPPAEQAPSIREVLRRHLQGATKLIAVVTDKLSDNAVIGDLRNAASRGVPVYIILNKRSVEKSCFSHRLQHPNIMVRVLGGKTYLTRDTKVVVGELKENFVLVDLETVMFGSYSLSWTDAHLHRQLVTVLSGRAVESFDQEFRILYAASLPIPDAWKTGKEATEPKTLKKVQPLNININKVELKELVSSPPPPPTDNPLDWEEMGVIQRFPDSPLSPSDPPEIPFHHRQLLERHPGRWEPPYKEFNSRLQPGYQEDVKFSSMFLSDLRHPEYQRPRRHYAPGEMHCNEVVNRPPLQIPDRITYPLLNAENEERFPLYKSRAHRMDMTSEEELGAAVRREPYQMSDRALGETMNLEGSTQAHFKKPSELSRSRTFNTLSDIMKRVNARSSSSGQQRTDTRAPGVSKSTLDLNLQRSDTASNARTTNGDNLPLTPALALMKKRNDEVKSGLLRSMPSVFTPGSRTPKFGLQREPWRAPFKSHRSEEEH